The following are from one region of the Jatrophihabitans telluris genome:
- a CDS encoding PSP1 domain-containing protein encodes MGMICAVTFTDKGRLYYADPGPLTPSVGDYVLYPTLEGPEVAQVMWAPQWTSEDIGGLPVLDGMASPADLEALAAARKKRAQARVVARRLIREHGLPMKVAGIDHVPSANRTVIYFSAPHRVDFRALVRDLGSTLHGRVELRQLSARDEARIIGGIGSCGRELCCATFLVDFEPVSVRMAKDQDLPLNPLRISGACGRLMCCLKYEHPLYQDFAENAPAIGSCVSTPSGEEATVVGHNVPSDSVVLRMNSDGSRTTCAMASVCSSRKAHDQFYGDGTVGSASVSADPAGPSG; translated from the coding sequence GTGGGCATGATCTGCGCGGTGACGTTCACCGACAAGGGCCGGCTGTACTACGCCGACCCCGGACCGCTCACCCCGTCCGTCGGCGACTACGTGCTGTACCCGACGTTGGAGGGTCCCGAGGTGGCCCAGGTCATGTGGGCCCCGCAGTGGACGTCGGAGGACATCGGAGGTCTGCCGGTCCTCGACGGGATGGCCTCGCCCGCCGATCTCGAGGCGCTGGCCGCCGCCCGAAAGAAGCGGGCCCAGGCCCGAGTCGTCGCGCGGCGACTCATCCGCGAGCACGGCCTGCCCATGAAGGTCGCCGGCATCGATCATGTTCCGTCGGCCAACCGCACCGTCATCTACTTCAGCGCACCGCATCGGGTCGACTTCCGGGCGCTGGTTCGTGATCTCGGCTCGACCCTGCATGGCCGGGTCGAACTGCGGCAGCTGTCGGCACGCGACGAGGCGCGGATTATCGGCGGGATCGGTTCGTGTGGGCGGGAGTTGTGCTGCGCGACCTTCCTCGTCGACTTCGAACCGGTGTCGGTGCGAATGGCCAAGGACCAGGACCTACCGCTGAACCCGCTGCGCATCTCCGGAGCCTGCGGACGGTTGATGTGTTGCCTGAAGTACGAACACCCGCTGTATCAGGACTTCGCCGAAAACGCCCCTGCGATCGGATCCTGCGTGTCCACGCCGAGCGGGGAGGAAGCCACCGTGGTCGGGCACAACGTCCCGTCGGATTCAGTCGTGCTGCGGATGAACTCGGACGGTTCCCGGACCACCTGTGCGATGGCCTCGGTCTGCTCGTCGCGCAAGGCTCACGATCAGTTCTACGGTGACGGCACGGTGGGTTCGGCCTCGGTGTCGGCAGATCCGGCTGGCCCGTCCGGCTGA
- a CDS encoding DNA polymerase III subunit delta', with product MTATLPSGSVFDRLIGQLAAVAELSRAARAAAEVVAGRPVQPGAMTHAWLFTGPPGSGRSVAARSFAAAVQCDRAEELSQAPESLPGCGVCTSCRAVLHGSHPDVQSVVPEGLSIGVNEMRAVVATSARRPSLGRWQIVIIEDADRLTEGASNALLKAIEEPADRTIFLLCAPSTHPDDVIVTIRSRCRVVSLRIPPAESIADVLRADGVEAGLALWAAQASGGHVGRARRLARDEQARERRKAVLAIPASLTSMQACFIAAEHLVKTAEAEAKVTTSELDVSETEELKVALGQGGTGKGAATAARGSAGALKDLERRQKSRATRLQRDALDRALVDLASFYRDVLLVQAGSRVTPSHPDFARDVSSVAKAITQAGALQRLDGILACREAIELNVKPRFAVEAMTLALRLP from the coding sequence GTGACCGCGACCCTGCCGAGCGGGTCCGTCTTCGATCGGCTCATCGGTCAGCTTGCGGCGGTGGCCGAGCTGAGCCGGGCCGCACGCGCTGCGGCCGAGGTGGTCGCGGGCCGCCCCGTGCAGCCCGGAGCAATGACGCACGCCTGGCTGTTCACCGGGCCGCCGGGGTCCGGTCGTTCGGTAGCGGCGCGGTCCTTCGCGGCCGCGGTGCAGTGCGACCGAGCCGAGGAACTCTCCCAGGCACCGGAATCCCTGCCCGGCTGCGGCGTCTGTACGTCCTGCCGGGCGGTGTTGCACGGCAGCCATCCCGACGTCCAGTCCGTCGTTCCGGAGGGGCTGTCGATCGGTGTGAACGAGATGCGGGCGGTCGTGGCGACCTCGGCTCGCCGACCATCGCTGGGACGCTGGCAGATCGTGATCATCGAGGACGCCGACCGGCTCACCGAGGGCGCATCCAACGCGCTGCTCAAGGCGATCGAAGAACCGGCCGACCGAACGATCTTTCTGCTCTGCGCGCCGTCCACCCACCCCGATGACGTCATCGTGACCATCCGGTCCCGCTGTCGCGTGGTGAGCCTGCGGATCCCGCCGGCCGAGTCGATCGCCGACGTTCTGCGTGCCGACGGTGTCGAAGCGGGGTTGGCACTGTGGGCCGCGCAGGCGTCCGGAGGGCACGTCGGGCGCGCGCGGCGACTGGCCCGCGACGAGCAGGCCCGCGAACGCCGCAAAGCGGTGCTGGCCATTCCCGCCTCGCTGACCTCGATGCAGGCGTGCTTCATCGCGGCCGAGCATCTGGTCAAGACCGCTGAGGCCGAGGCCAAGGTGACCACCTCCGAACTGGACGTTTCCGAAACCGAGGAGTTGAAGGTCGCTCTCGGGCAAGGCGGCACGGGCAAGGGCGCCGCGACCGCGGCGCGCGGCAGCGCCGGGGCGTTGAAGGATCTCGAGCGGCGGCAGAAGTCGCGCGCCACCCGGCTGCAGCGCGACGCCCTGGACCGCGCCCTCGTCGACCTCGCCAGCTTCTACCGAGACGTCCTACTGGTGCAGGCCGGATCGCGCGTTACCCCGTCGCACCCCGACTTCGCCCGGGACGTGTCGTCGGTCGCGAAGGCGATCACCCAGGCCGGGGCGCTGCAACGACTCGACGGAATCCTGGCGTGTCGCGAGGCGATCGAGCTGAACGTCAAGCCTCGCTTTGCGGTCGAGGCGATGACCCTGGCCCTGCGGCTGCCCTGA
- the tmk gene encoding dTMP kinase, which produces MGAIRAVLKTTPFRRLWYCTGLSSLGDWLGLLATTALATQLATGYQAQNYALGLVLVVRLIPSVLLGPLAGAFADRFDRRHTMIVTDLARFFLFALIPLFPSLTMLFLATFLIECIGLFWNPAKDASVPNLVRREQIEAANQLSLITTYGLTPVAAAALFSLLALISRALSHHFQLFSTNQVGLALYFNAVTFLVGAITVYFIREISGPHAAVAPGEKQPSLWRMLREGAHFVRTTGLLRGLILGILGAFAAGGAVIGAGKTYVKSLGGGDAAYGMLFGTVFVGLGLGMAFAPRVAHEVSRKRLFGLCIVFAGTCLALTAVMPHVVLAMITVLGVGFGAGVGYLAGITLLSQVDDEMRGRMFAFIQSMVRIVLILALAVVPVLVGTIGQRKLPGIGGTVDGTRIVLFAAGLLAVLAGVVAYRQMDERDQVPVLADLMTSLRRDSSGRRRWRSGGVLIAFEGGEGAGKSTQIRRLAESLRSQHTPVVVTHEPGATPVGQAIRALLLQTDGPIAPRSEALLFAADRAHHVATVIRPALDSGHVVITDRFVDSSLAYQGAGRTLSVEDVKRVSRWATEDLVPDLTVLLDVSPEIGLARVHGREGERGPDRLERETLAFHERVRQGFRHLAESDPNRYLVLDASRPPDELAAAIHERVLRVLSARPSRPEHGSGSGSGTGSGSGSGSGSGSGSGSEGGPSSSGTPTDVAAAQ; this is translated from the coding sequence ATGGGTGCGATCCGGGCGGTATTGAAGACGACACCGTTCCGGCGGCTCTGGTACTGCACGGGTCTGTCCAGCCTGGGGGACTGGCTGGGGTTGCTGGCCACCACGGCGCTGGCCACCCAGCTGGCCACCGGCTACCAGGCGCAGAACTACGCCCTGGGCCTGGTGCTGGTGGTGCGGCTGATCCCGAGCGTCCTGCTGGGCCCGCTGGCCGGCGCCTTCGCGGACCGCTTCGACCGGCGGCACACGATGATCGTCACCGATCTGGCGCGCTTCTTCCTGTTCGCCCTCATCCCGCTGTTCCCGTCGCTGACCATGCTCTTCCTGGCGACCTTCCTCATCGAATGCATCGGCCTGTTCTGGAACCCCGCCAAGGACGCGTCGGTGCCCAACCTGGTCCGGCGGGAGCAGATCGAGGCCGCCAATCAGCTGAGCCTGATCACCACCTATGGGCTCACCCCGGTGGCCGCGGCCGCGTTGTTCTCGCTCCTGGCGCTGATCTCCCGGGCGTTGTCGCATCACTTCCAGTTGTTCAGCACCAACCAGGTCGGTCTCGCGCTCTACTTCAACGCGGTGACGTTCCTCGTCGGCGCGATCACCGTGTACTTCATCCGCGAGATCTCCGGCCCCCACGCGGCCGTCGCGCCGGGGGAGAAACAGCCGAGCCTCTGGCGCATGCTGCGCGAAGGTGCCCACTTCGTCCGGACCACCGGTCTGTTGCGCGGCTTGATCCTTGGCATTCTGGGCGCGTTCGCGGCCGGCGGAGCCGTGATCGGTGCGGGCAAGACCTACGTGAAGAGCCTCGGCGGCGGCGATGCGGCCTACGGCATGCTGTTCGGCACCGTGTTCGTCGGTCTTGGTCTCGGGATGGCCTTCGCCCCCCGGGTGGCGCACGAGGTGTCCCGCAAGCGACTGTTCGGCCTGTGCATCGTGTTCGCCGGCACCTGCCTGGCGTTGACCGCCGTGATGCCGCACGTGGTGTTGGCGATGATCACGGTGCTCGGGGTCGGGTTCGGGGCCGGGGTCGGGTACCTGGCCGGGATCACGCTGCTGTCCCAGGTGGACGACGAGATGCGCGGCCGGATGTTCGCCTTCATCCAATCGATGGTGCGGATCGTGCTCATTCTGGCGCTGGCCGTGGTGCCGGTGCTGGTCGGCACGATCGGCCAGCGCAAACTCCCCGGGATCGGCGGCACCGTGGACGGCACCCGCATCGTCCTGTTCGCCGCCGGGTTGCTCGCGGTGCTCGCCGGGGTGGTGGCCTACCGCCAAATGGACGAACGCGATCAGGTCCCCGTGCTGGCCGATCTGATGACCTCCCTGCGCCGGGACTCCTCCGGGCGCCGCCGGTGGCGCAGCGGCGGGGTGCTGATCGCGTTCGAGGGCGGTGAGGGTGCGGGTAAGTCGACCCAGATCCGGCGGCTGGCCGAGTCCCTGCGATCCCAGCACACCCCGGTAGTGGTGACCCACGAACCAGGGGCGACGCCGGTCGGCCAGGCGATCCGCGCGCTGCTGTTGCAGACCGACGGGCCGATCGCTCCCCGCAGCGAGGCCCTGCTGTTCGCCGCCGACCGCGCTCACCACGTCGCGACCGTGATCCGGCCGGCCCTGGACTCCGGCCACGTGGTCATCACCGACCGCTTCGTCGACTCGTCGCTGGCCTATCAGGGCGCCGGGCGCACCCTGTCGGTGGAGGACGTCAAACGGGTGTCGCGCTGGGCCACCGAGGACCTCGTCCCCGATCTGACCGTCCTGCTCGACGTGAGCCCGGAGATCGGGCTGGCGCGAGTGCACGGTCGCGAAGGCGAGCGCGGCCCCGACCGGCTGGAGCGGGAGACGCTGGCCTTTCACGAACGGGTCCGGCAAGGGTTTCGGCACCTGGCCGAATCCGATCCCAACCGCTATCTCGTCCTGGACGCCTCCCGCCCGCCGGACGAGCTGGCGGCGGCGATTCACGAGCGGGTGCTGCGGGTTCTGTCCGCGCGTCCGAGTCGGCCCGAACACGGCTCTGGCTCCGGCTCCGGCACCGGCTCTGGCTCTGGCTCTGGCTCTGGCTCTGGCTCTGGCTCTGGCTCCGAGGGTGGACCCAGCTCGTCCGGCACCCCGACCGATGTGGCGGCTGCGCAGTGA
- a CDS encoding methyltransferase domain-containing protein: MDDDPDGRRSRWTTIPMDDDEEKRSHMKWDPAQYGRFADERSRPFYDLTGRIEADSPSRVADLGCGPGELTAELARRWPHASVVGLDSSPEMIERAQRRAANATGATDATDATDATDASNATDASGQLGFVLARAQDFDATGTDVLVSNALLQWVPDHGALLVDWAAQLNVGGWLALQVPSNFDSPSHVLMRQIAESPRWAGQLGGVLRHADAVLEPEQYLDLLIDSGMQVAVWQTVYHHVLPGEDPVLDWVRGTGLRPVLAALSTPDALEFCAEYGSRLRQAYPRRPYGTPFPFRRTFAVAHKL; encoded by the coding sequence ATGGACGACGATCCCGATGGACGACGATCCCGATGGACGACGATCCCGATGGACGACGATGAGGAGAAGCGGTCGCACATGAAATGGGATCCCGCCCAGTACGGTCGGTTCGCCGACGAGCGCAGCCGGCCCTTCTACGACCTGACCGGCCGGATCGAGGCCGACTCACCGAGCCGCGTCGCCGACCTCGGCTGCGGCCCGGGCGAGCTGACCGCCGAGCTCGCCAGGCGCTGGCCGCACGCGAGCGTGGTCGGGCTTGACTCCTCGCCGGAGATGATCGAGCGAGCGCAGCGCCGCGCCGCCAACGCAACAGGCGCCACCGACGCCACCGACGCCACCGACGCCACCGACGCCAGCAACGCCACCGACGCGAGTGGCCAGCTCGGCTTCGTCCTCGCCCGGGCCCAGGACTTCGACGCGACGGGCACGGACGTACTGGTCAGCAACGCCTTGCTGCAGTGGGTGCCCGACCACGGCGCGCTGTTGGTCGACTGGGCGGCCCAACTCAACGTGGGCGGCTGGCTCGCACTGCAGGTTCCGTCCAACTTCGACTCGCCGTCGCACGTCCTCATGCGGCAGATCGCCGAGTCGCCACGCTGGGCCGGTCAGCTGGGCGGGGTGCTCCGGCACGCCGACGCGGTGCTCGAACCCGAGCAGTACCTGGACCTGCTCATCGACAGCGGGATGCAGGTGGCCGTCTGGCAGACCGTTTACCACCACGTCCTGCCGGGCGAGGACCCCGTACTGGACTGGGTCCGTGGCACCGGTCTCCGTCCGGTCCTGGCCGCGTTGTCGACGCCGGACGCGCTCGAGTTCTGCGCCGAGTACGGTTCCCGGCTGCGCCAGGCCTACCCACGGCGCCCCTACGGCACGCCGTTTCCGTTCCGCCGCACCTTCGCGGTGGCCCACAAACTCTGA